In Chryseobacterium oranimense, a single window of DNA contains:
- a CDS encoding ACT domain-containing protein, with protein sequence MNGEKDLKKLLKNMKPKHNIGEYVFCMVRNTETIDLDHIEMFFREEEGFTVILKKEAADSLNLDYSAIMSWITLTVHSSLEAVGLTAAFSKALSENNISCNVVAAYYHDHIFVNKKDTEKAMEVLRKLSE encoded by the coding sequence GGATTTGAAAAAGCTTTTAAAAAATATGAAGCCTAAGCATAACATAGGTGAGTATGTTTTCTGTATGGTCAGAAATACAGAAACCATTGATTTGGATCATATTGAAATGTTCTTCAGAGAGGAAGAAGGATTCACCGTTATTCTGAAAAAAGAGGCAGCTGATTCATTAAATCTGGACTATTCCGCTATCATGTCATGGATAACACTTACTGTACATTCTTCTCTGGAAGCTGTGGGATTAACTGCTGCTTTTTCAAAAGCCCTTTCTGAGAATAATATCAGCTGTAATGTAGTGGCAGCTTATTATCATGACCATATTTTTGTCAATAAGAAAGATACCGAAAAGGCTATGGAAGTATTGAGAAAATTATCTGAATAA
- a CDS encoding DUF4173 domain-containing protein: MKTHHYIFLTAALLVILFYDQEPGLNLGILGIVYTLLTLFKTPERNRTRTFLILFVTSILSSLAFAWFRDFPSLLAVVSSLLLLGYRSRNRKLKVLFLIPVFIVNSVTSIFRFFSFDEWLPKRNISGIWQKTLAFIIIPLLFISIFFGIYSVGSDHFAAVFRDYELDINIWQVLALSVLGFFVAFNYWNYAVERFIYKKNHLLDDDFQDNGKIQKATYSFLDLNAERTSGVISFFCLNILLIFFIITYNYEQFYEVSKTPVQLSEETHERVNAVILSIIMAVLVIMFYFKSGFNFDPKAGFLKILAKIWIILNAVLVCSAALKNYEYIISYGYTYKRLGVFAFLLLALIGLALTFIKIQKKKRNAFLFNTMIWYFYGTILACSYVNWGGIITSRNMKRKDFAVSYHLEQIHFSEKGLLKYADDKNDLKLKKKVLEKIKAEKSKTFLSKILYFETLKE, from the coding sequence ATGAAAACACATCATTATATATTTCTTACAGCCGCTTTGCTTGTCATCTTGTTTTATGATCAGGAGCCCGGGCTGAATCTCGGTATACTTGGCATTGTTTACACATTGCTTACCCTGTTCAAAACTCCTGAGAGAAACAGGACCAGAACTTTTCTGATACTTTTTGTTACCAGTATTCTGTCAAGTCTTGCTTTTGCATGGTTCAGAGACTTTCCGTCCCTGCTGGCGGTTGTAAGTTCCCTGCTGCTTCTGGGATACCGCTCACGGAACAGAAAGCTGAAAGTACTCTTCCTGATCCCGGTTTTTATCGTAAATAGCGTTACTTCAATTTTCCGGTTCTTCAGCTTTGACGAATGGCTGCCGAAAAGAAATATTTCAGGAATATGGCAGAAAACTTTAGCTTTTATCATTATACCATTATTGTTTATTTCTATATTTTTTGGAATTTATTCTGTGGGAAGCGATCATTTTGCTGCTGTTTTCAGAGATTATGAGCTGGATATCAATATATGGCAGGTACTTGCGCTCTCCGTTCTTGGTTTTTTTGTTGCGTTCAATTACTGGAACTATGCTGTGGAAAGATTTATTTATAAAAAAAATCATCTGCTGGATGATGATTTTCAGGACAACGGTAAGATCCAAAAGGCCACTTATTCTTTTCTGGATCTGAATGCAGAAAGAACCAGCGGTGTTATTTCCTTCTTTTGCCTGAACATTTTGCTTATATTTTTTATCATCACTTATAATTACGAGCAGTTTTATGAAGTTTCAAAAACCCCGGTCCAGCTGTCGGAAGAAACCCACGAAAGGGTTAATGCCGTAATCCTGTCCATCATTATGGCGGTACTCGTGATTATGTTTTATTTTAAATCCGGTTTTAATTTCGATCCTAAGGCCGGGTTTCTAAAGATTCTCGCTAAGATCTGGATCATTCTGAATGCCGTTCTCGTATGTTCTGCAGCCTTGAAAAACTACGAATACATCATCAGTTACGGCTATACTTACAAAAGGCTGGGAGTCTTTGCTTTTCTTTTGCTGGCATTAATCGGGCTTGCCCTTACTTTTATTAAAATTCAGAAGAAAAAAAGAAATGCTTTCCTGTTCAATACAATGATCTGGTATTTTTATGGAACAATTTTGGCTTGCAGTTATGTGAACTGGGGCGGAATTATTACCTCCCGGAATATGAAGCGTAAAGACTTTGCAGTCAGTTATCATCTGGAACAAATTCATTTCAGCGAGAAGGGACTGTTGAAGTATGCAGACGACAAAAACGATCTGAAGCTTAAAAAGAAAGTGCTGGAAAAAATTAAAGCGGAAAAATCCAAAACTTTCCTTTCAAAGATTCTTTACTTCGAAACATTAAAAGAATAA
- a CDS encoding ubiquinone biosynthesis protein COQ4: protein MKKIRVQFLLFVYDKTQKAYRKYFKKKKRQWQFNEEQLLKFKEDSLGRKLGEFYKKHGFSMIPKMENHDVHHLITGCGTQFEDEIAMQYLLLGNGKLNAHLLAAVVLGTIILPEYLKLYIKAYRKGQSMRPFYHWDFESLLWQNFDHLKDYIQQKETTVLY from the coding sequence ATGAAAAAAATACGCGTTCAATTTCTGCTGTTTGTTTATGATAAAACCCAGAAAGCTTACAGGAAATATTTTAAAAAGAAAAAAAGACAGTGGCAGTTCAATGAAGAGCAGCTGCTGAAATTCAAAGAAGATTCCCTAGGGAGAAAGCTGGGCGAGTTTTATAAAAAACATGGGTTTTCAATGATTCCCAAAATGGAAAACCATGATGTGCATCACCTGATCACAGGTTGCGGTACCCAATTCGAAGATGAAATCGCCATGCAGTACCTTCTTCTGGGAAATGGTAAACTCAATGCACACCTCCTTGCAGCCGTTGTATTGGGGACGATCATCCTTCCGGAATACCTGAAGCTGTATATAAAAGCCTACAGAAAAGGGCAGAGCATGAGGCCTTTTTATCACTGGGATTTTGAAAGTCTGTTGTGGCAGAATTTCGATCATCTGAAAGACTATATCCAGCAGAAAGAAACAACAGTTCTATATTAA
- a CDS encoding metallophosphoesterase has product MTRKKFIKRLMQLSLLGAFPGLYSWQIEPFWVEFVRRKLPVKNLPEALEGKILMQISDLHVGNRFDWNFLIESFQKAKQFNPDFVVYTGDFVNHGTSEDQENLEKVMNHAVHGKLSTFAILGNHDYGKNWDDTECSEKICDTLESFGIRMLKNSSEESHGLNFIGFEDLWSPNFYPEKVMNTYDPSKAHIVLCHNPDACDRDIWNGYKGWILSGHTHGGQCRIPGIITPLLPVENRRYVSGEIDLQDGRMLYINRAIGHSFQIRFMVRPEITVFTLTRA; this is encoded by the coding sequence ATGACAAGGAAAAAATTTATTAAAAGGCTCATGCAGCTTTCCCTTTTAGGAGCTTTTCCGGGTTTGTATTCCTGGCAGATAGAACCTTTTTGGGTAGAATTTGTCAGGAGAAAGCTTCCCGTTAAAAATCTGCCAGAAGCATTGGAGGGAAAAATACTGATGCAGATATCAGACCTGCATGTCGGAAATCGTTTCGACTGGAATTTCCTGATTGAATCCTTTCAGAAAGCAAAACAGTTCAATCCTGATTTTGTAGTGTATACGGGGGATTTTGTTAACCACGGAACCTCAGAAGATCAGGAGAATCTAGAGAAAGTAATGAATCATGCAGTGCATGGCAAACTGTCAACTTTTGCAATTCTCGGCAATCACGATTACGGAAAAAACTGGGATGATACAGAATGCTCCGAAAAAATCTGCGATACTCTGGAAAGCTTCGGAATCAGGATGCTAAAAAACAGCAGTGAAGAAAGCCACGGACTCAATTTTATAGGTTTTGAAGACTTGTGGTCACCCAATTTCTATCCGGAAAAGGTGATGAATACCTATGATCCTTCCAAAGCCCATATCGTACTCTGCCATAATCCGGATGCCTGCGACAGGGATATCTGGAACGGGTATAAAGGATGGATTCTGAGTGGTCATACCCACGGCGGACAATGCAGAATCCCGGGTATTATCACGCCTCTTCTGCCTGTGGAAAACCGAAGATATGTATCGGGAGAAATTGACCTTCAGGACGGGAGGATGCTGTACATCAACAGGGCTATTGGTCATTCTTTCCAGATCAGGTTTATGGTGCGTCCGGAAATTACAGTCTTTACTTTAACTCGAGCTTAA
- a CDS encoding winged helix-turn-helix domain-containing protein, with the protein MIKIHQLNKEFESRVRLGIMSVLMVNDWVDFSEMKGLLEITDGNLASHSNALEKSGYIEVKKEFVGKKPKTSYRVTQNGRQAFNEHLDALEKLLGR; encoded by the coding sequence ATGATAAAGATACATCAACTCAATAAAGAATTCGAAAGCCGTGTAAGACTGGGGATCATGTCCGTTCTTATGGTCAACGACTGGGTTGATTTCTCTGAAATGAAAGGACTCCTGGAAATTACAGATGGTAACTTGGCGAGCCATAGTAATGCCCTTGAAAAGTCAGGGTATATTGAAGTAAAAAAAGAATTTGTAGGTAAAAAGCCCAAAACCTCCTATCGTGTTACACAGAATGGAAGACAGGCTTTTAACGAACATCTGGATGCCCTTGAAAAATTGCTGGGCCGATAA
- a CDS encoding enoyl-CoA hydratase/isomerase family protein, translating into MNEFVASEIKNNIAEITFGTPKSNSLPGAILEKLAQTILDEGAKEEVKAILVKSEGEKAFCAGASFDELLAIEELEASTKFFGGFAKVLNAMRNCGKIVVVRVQGKTTGGGVGIACGADYCFATKDSALALTEINLGIGPFVIGPYVERKIGKSQFAAMAIDADFRSAEWAEQHSVYHSVSENIEEMDSKLDKFMQTLASRSSDALALIKKVSWEGTDHFNELMPARIHMSASLILEDSAKKNIEGIKEKLRAK; encoded by the coding sequence ATGAACGAATTCGTAGCATCAGAAATTAAAAATAATATTGCCGAAATTACCTTCGGAACACCCAAAAGCAATTCCCTTCCGGGAGCTATTTTAGAAAAGCTGGCTCAGACCATCCTGGATGAAGGAGCTAAAGAAGAAGTGAAAGCTATTCTGGTAAAAAGCGAAGGTGAAAAGGCATTCTGTGCAGGAGCAAGTTTTGACGAACTTTTAGCGATTGAAGAATTAGAGGCATCTACAAAATTTTTCGGCGGCTTTGCTAAAGTTCTTAATGCAATGAGAAACTGCGGAAAAATAGTTGTCGTAAGAGTTCAGGGAAAAACAACCGGCGGTGGAGTAGGTATTGCCTGCGGTGCAGATTACTGTTTTGCTACCAAAGATTCAGCCTTGGCACTTACGGAAATTAATTTAGGAATCGGGCCATTCGTAATCGGGCCTTATGTAGAAAGAAAGATCGGAAAATCACAGTTTGCTGCAATGGCTATTGATGCAGATTTCAGATCGGCAGAATGGGCAGAGCAGCATAGCGTTTACCATTCCGTATCGGAAAATATTGAGGAAATGGATTCCAAACTGGATAAATTTATGCAGACGCTGGCTTCCAGAAGCAGTGATGCCTTAGCTTTGATCAAAAAAGTTTCATGGGAAGGAACAGATCATTTTAATGAGCTGATGCCGGCAAGAATCCACATGAGTGCAAGCCTGATCCTTGAAGACTCAGCGAAGAAAAATATTGAAGGAATTAAGGAAAAATTAAGAGCAAAATAA
- a CDS encoding phage tail protein, whose translation MDEYMGIVKLFAGNFAPRGWMFCDGSILSIAQNSALFSLLGTTYGGDGISTFALPNLIGRMALGAGNINAKSYPLGIVSGTEQNTLLQQNMPSIGGGFQLKVANKNANSATPSAASAIAISGTTTGRDFTAVPSFVSDAPDTAISPQSISFTGQGLPVNNMPPFLGLNYIICVAGIYPPRD comes from the coding sequence ATGGATGAGTACATGGGAATTGTAAAACTATTTGCAGGAAATTTTGCACCAAGAGGCTGGATGTTCTGCGACGGCAGTATATTGAGTATTGCTCAAAACTCTGCCCTATTTTCTTTATTGGGAACAACATATGGGGGTGACGGGATATCTACTTTCGCACTGCCTAACCTAATCGGGCGAATGGCTCTGGGAGCAGGAAATATAAATGCCAAGTCTTATCCTCTAGGAATTGTTTCTGGAACAGAGCAAAATACATTGCTTCAACAAAACATGCCAAGCATTGGAGGTGGATTTCAATTAAAGGTAGCCAATAAGAATGCCAATTCCGCCACACCTTCTGCCGCATCAGCCATTGCAATTTCAGGAACTACTACCGGAAGGGATTTCACTGCAGTACCAAGCTTTGTGAGTGATGCTCCTGATACAGCCATCAGCCCGCAGTCTATTTCTTTCACAGGACAAGGTTTACCAGTTAACAATATGCCACCATTTTTAGGATTAAACTATATTATCTGTGTGGCAGGGATTTATCCTCCAAGAGATTAA
- a CDS encoding T9SS type A sorting domain-containing protein — MKSTILFTICSLFISIFSFGQTSTEVFETESNGSSNFTDNGVIFNILSHVGGFDIQANYPGTGWSGTANDNRYIDNSGAGNISAGASFSIKTTSNLFKVNRFWIFLSDTNLNQTVIGNLTITGKLSGITKFTQTKTTGFVTSLGSTNGYTLIDLTNLNGQNYSNIIIDQLQVTLGGAYTYAGLDAFTWVKDSNIVLATNETVISKKETSIYPNPTSGPFTINKEESGQAEIYSQDGKMLKKLELKKGNNQADLSELPNGVYILKTPSGSSKIIKK, encoded by the coding sequence ATGAAAAGTACTATACTCTTTACTATCTGCAGTCTTTTCATCTCGATCTTTTCATTTGGACAGACAAGTACAGAAGTGTTTGAAACGGAGTCGAACGGAAGCTCAAATTTTACCGATAACGGTGTCATCTTTAATATTCTGAGTCACGTTGGAGGCTTTGATATTCAGGCCAATTATCCGGGGACCGGATGGAGCGGAACTGCTAACGACAACAGGTATATTGACAACTCAGGGGCTGGCAATATTTCAGCCGGAGCTTCTTTCAGCATTAAAACTACTTCAAATTTGTTTAAAGTAAACAGATTCTGGATATTTTTATCTGATACCAACTTAAATCAAACGGTCATAGGAAATCTGACTATTACAGGAAAGCTATCCGGCATTACAAAATTTACCCAAACGAAAACGACTGGTTTTGTTACTTCCCTGGGTTCTACAAACGGATATACGCTGATTGATCTTACGAATCTCAACGGACAAAATTATTCCAATATCATTATAGATCAGCTTCAGGTTACTTTAGGCGGAGCGTATACTTATGCCGGACTTGATGCCTTTACATGGGTAAAAGACAGCAATATAGTATTGGCAACGAATGAAACAGTGATTTCAAAAAAAGAAACAAGCATCTATCCTAACCCTACCAGCGGACCTTTTACGATTAACAAAGAAGAGAGCGGGCAGGCAGAAATTTACAGCCAGGACGGTAAAATGCTGAAAAAATTAGAGCTGAAGAAAGGAAATAATCAGGCAGATCTTTCGGAACTTCCTAACGGTGTATATATCCTTAAAACACCTTCCGGATCTTCTAAAATTATCAAAAAGTAA
- a CDS encoding DEAD/DEAH box helicase family protein, with amino-acid sequence MTIFPLKPKFKYSWRSYQKKFLDNLDEFLTNRHLHVTAPPGSGKTVLGLQVMLRLNKPTLIVAPTLAVKNQWVQRFCELFLDTEVVPDWISTDIKNPGLITVTTYQGIHAASGRSDEETETDKKSSRVSLSEIIKKLQKQKINTFIFDEAHHLKNAWWRSLMELKTAMNPIVVSLTATPPFDVSGSEWQKYIQLNGPIDVEISVPELMVEGDLCPHQDLVYFTLPTYEEQKKIEHYHTQAEAFFKEIQNDDVLLNAMEEHPVYQKPKEHLEWIYENISSYTSGLIYLHFRKKETDDIHFEIIGDQNKYIPEFDFFWMEELLDFYLIVDELNFKNKEEHRTALGNRLKRQGFLEKNTISFFRNKNLNQILNSSIGKLQGIKDITEFEFSVLKEDLKMVILTDFIKKEYLSTDSENNLQLDKIGAIPIFEKLRRENSQNKKIGVLTGSIVIIPVTSKDKINELCIKKGISEISFSPVTYDENYIQVNLTEQLKADVVHIVTEIFQQGYIHVLIGTKALLGEGWDAPKMNTLILASFVSSFVLSNQMRGRVIRIDKDNREKTGNIWHIVCFDPQGENGGQDMDVVKKRFKTFVGISTNQETSIENNFERLNIKTIEKKEDISAINRGSFSLAKDRENMSQRWKSALDKGNILVEEIKIPVSDLPTLTDMKMIYLEKMTTNLFNIMVSIVLVFGQDLLLGILRNIQRIDSVKNFSWLLFLFGGLGFIVYGGKFYRAVKQYLKYKNVATHIGLIGEVVLKSLIYERVITTPSEKMKVIASDNKNEMSCYLEGGSYYEKSQFIQVLQEVISKIDNPRYLLRQDAKFFFTKKYVYYAVPEIFARNKKSAELFANDWSEKIEKSELIFTRTIEGRRVLLQLRFQSLLNRDARIEHLHKWTR; translated from the coding sequence TACTAATAGGCATTTGCATGTTACAGCACCACCAGGCTCCGGGAAAACAGTATTAGGGCTGCAAGTGATGCTCAGGTTAAATAAACCGACACTCATTGTTGCACCAACATTGGCTGTCAAAAACCAGTGGGTTCAAAGATTCTGTGAGCTTTTTCTTGATACAGAAGTAGTACCTGATTGGATATCCACGGATATTAAAAACCCCGGGCTTATTACAGTAACAACCTATCAGGGAATTCATGCTGCATCAGGACGTTCTGATGAAGAAACAGAAACTGATAAAAAATCATCAAGAGTTTCTTTGTCTGAGATTATTAAAAAATTGCAAAAACAGAAAATAAATACGTTTATTTTTGATGAGGCACATCATTTGAAAAATGCCTGGTGGAGAAGCTTAATGGAATTGAAAACAGCAATGAATCCTATAGTTGTATCCCTTACTGCAACGCCGCCTTTCGATGTTTCCGGCTCTGAATGGCAGAAATATATTCAGCTGAACGGTCCTATAGATGTCGAAATTTCTGTTCCTGAATTAATGGTTGAAGGTGATCTTTGTCCACATCAGGATTTAGTCTATTTTACACTGCCTACTTATGAAGAACAAAAAAAAATAGAACATTATCATACTCAGGCAGAGGCTTTTTTTAAAGAAATTCAAAACGACGATGTTCTTCTCAATGCCATGGAGGAGCATCCTGTTTATCAGAAACCAAAGGAACATCTGGAATGGATCTATGAAAATATTTCCTCTTATACTTCCGGGCTCATCTACCTTCATTTCAGGAAGAAAGAGACCGATGATATCCACTTTGAAATTATTGGCGATCAGAATAAATATATTCCTGAATTTGATTTCTTTTGGATGGAAGAACTTCTTGATTTTTATCTGATAGTAGATGAACTGAATTTTAAAAACAAAGAAGAGCATCGTACAGCTTTAGGTAATAGATTGAAAAGACAAGGGTTCTTAGAAAAAAATACGATTAGTTTTTTCAGAAATAAAAATTTAAATCAAATCCTTAATTCCAGTATAGGAAAACTTCAAGGAATCAAGGATATCACAGAATTTGAATTTTCAGTACTTAAAGAAGATCTGAAAATGGTGATTCTTACTGATTTTATAAAAAAAGAATATCTGTCCACAGATTCAGAAAACAATCTTCAGTTGGACAAAATTGGAGCGATCCCGATTTTTGAAAAATTAAGGAGAGAGAATTCACAGAATAAAAAAATAGGAGTTCTTACGGGAAGTATAGTTATTATTCCGGTCACTTCAAAAGATAAGATAAATGAACTCTGTATCAAAAAAGGGATTTCAGAAATATCATTTTCTCCGGTTACATATGATGAAAATTATATTCAGGTCAATCTTACAGAACAACTAAAAGCCGATGTTGTCCATATTGTGACTGAGATTTTCCAGCAGGGCTACATCCATGTTTTAATTGGAACTAAAGCTTTGTTGGGAGAAGGCTGGGATGCTCCTAAAATGAATACACTCATTCTTGCAAGCTTTGTGAGTTCTTTTGTGCTTTCCAATCAAATGAGAGGAAGAGTAATAAGAATAGATAAGGATAATCGTGAAAAGACAGGAAATATTTGGCATATTGTATGTTTTGACCCACAAGGTGAAAATGGTGGACAGGATATGGATGTTGTAAAGAAAAGATTTAAAACTTTTGTAGGAATTTCAACAAATCAGGAAACTTCCATTGAGAATAATTTTGAAAGGCTTAACATTAAAACCATTGAAAAGAAAGAAGATATTTCTGCGATCAATCGGGGTAGTTTTTCTTTGGCTAAAGATAGAGAGAATATGTCACAGCGATGGAAATCTGCTTTAGATAAAGGAAATATTCTTGTTGAAGAAATTAAGATTCCTGTAAGTGATCTTCCTACATTAACTGATATGAAAATGATCTACCTGGAAAAAATGACAACTAATCTTTTTAATATTATGGTCTCAATTGTTTTAGTTTTTGGGCAGGATCTGCTTTTAGGAATACTTAGAAATATTCAGAGAATAGATTCTGTTAAAAACTTTTCTTGGTTGCTATTTTTATTTGGAGGATTAGGATTTATAGTTTATGGTGGAAAATTTTATCGGGCGGTAAAACAGTATCTTAAATATAAGAATGTCGCCACCCACATTGGACTTATAGGAGAAGTTGTACTGAAATCTCTCATCTACGAAAGAGTTATCACTACTCCTTCAGAAAAAATGAAAGTAATAGCTTCTGATAATAAAAATGAAATGTCCTGCTATCTTGAAGGTGGGAGCTATTATGAAAAATCACAATTTATTCAGGTTTTACAGGAAGTAATCTCTAAGATAGATAATCCCCGTTATCTTCTTAGACAGGATGCTAAATTTTTCTTTACAAAAAAATATGTTTATTATGCCGTCCCTGAGATTTTTGCCAGAAACAAAAAAAGTGCTGAACTGTTCGCAAATGACTGGAGTGAAAAGATTGAAAAATCTGAACTGATTTTTACAAGAACCATCGAAGGACGTCGTGTTTTATTGCAGTTGAGGTTTCAATCATTGTTAAATAGAGATGCAAGGATAGAACATCTTCATAAATGGACTAGATAA